The stretch of DNA CACCAAGCGCCCGGTCGAGGCGTCCGGGGAGGAACAGGCCCGCAACCCCCGCGCCCGCAGCGCCAAGCTCCGCGCGGCCCGCAAGCTCGGCCCGGATGAGGCAGCGGGCCGGGAGGTGGCCCGGTGACCGTCTGGAGGCGTCTTCCCGACCTCTCGCGGCTGGACGTGAGCATCGCCACCTGGCGGGCGCGGGCGGTGCGGTACCTCGCCATCTACCTCGCGCTCGCGCTGCTGCTTGTGGGAGCGCGGGCCTTGACCCAGGACGTGCGCCCGACCTTGCGGGCCGCGCAGGACCGGGAAGCGGCGCTCACCACCGAGCGCGACGAGCTGGAACTGCGGGTGCAGACCCTGACCGGCTCGGCGCGGGTGCGCGACTGGGCCTTTGCCAATGGCATGCGCCGCTTTGCCGGGTCGCGCACGACGGCCGGGCGCTTCGGGGCCGTGCCCCTGCCCGACCCCCTGACTCCCCGGACCACGCTGGAGGTGCAGACCGAATGGAAGTGAAGATCCAGAGTCGCTCGCGCTGGATGCAACTCATCGCGCTGGCGCTGTTCATGACCCTGGTGTGGGCCTACGCGCAGCTTGAATGGGGCGTGCCGCAGGGGGTCAAGCGTTCGGTCGTGCAGTCGCGCGGCCCCATCGTCGCCCGCGACGGCACCGTGCTGGCCCGCAGCGTGGACGGCGAGCGGGTCTACCCCCAGGGCACCCTCGCCGGGCAGGTGATCGGCATGATGGGCGCGACCGAGGGGCTTGAGGGCCTGGAAGCCGCCTACAACCGCAGCCTGGAAGCGGGCCAGCCGCTGCGCCTGACCCTCGACCCCGCCACCCAGTCGGCCGCCGAGGCCGCGCTCGCCCGCTACGTCCCCGAGCACGAGGCGCAGTACGGCTCGGTCGTGGCCCTGGAGACCCGCACCGGCCGCATCCTGGCGGCGGCGAGTTACCCGCCCTTCGACCCCAACAAGTGGCGCGTGTACTCGGCCGAGACCCGGCGCAACCGCCCCCTGCTCGACGTGTACGAGCCGGGCTCCACCATCAAGGCGCTGATCGTGGCGGCCGCCATCAACGAGGGCCTGACCACCCCCAACACGGTGTACGACACGCCCATGCGCCGCTACGTGGGTGAGCGCTGGGGCAGCACCATCGGGGACAGCGTGGACCACCCGGCCCGGCTGACCACCCGCCAGATCTTGCGTTACAGCAGCAACGTGGGCATGAGCCATATCGTCGAGGAGTTCGAACCGGAGCGGATGCGCAATTACCTCCGCGCCTACGGCTTCGGGGACTACGCCGAGCTGCCCACCGTGGCGAGCAGCACCGGGACCCTGCAACCCCTGCGCAACTGGAACGACCTGGTGCGGGCGACCAACGCCTTTGGCCAGGGCATGAGCGGCACCACCCTGCAACTCGCCGCCGCCTACAACGTGCTTGCCAACGACGGCCGCTACGTCTCCCCCCGCCTGGTGGAGGGCGAGCCCGCCGGGGAGCGCCGCGACGTGCTGAGCCCGGCAACCGCCCGCACCGTGCGCACCATCCTCAAGGAAGTCGTCAAGGAGGCCATTCCCACCCAGGCGGGCCTCGAAGGGTACGACCTGATGGGCAAGACGGGCACCTCGCAAGTGTCTCTGGGCGCTCAGGGCTACTCCAGCAGCCTGTATGACGCGACCTTCGCCGGGATCGTCTCCTATCCCGCCGACACCCCCCGCGTCACCATCGCGGTGATGGCCCACGGTGCCAAGCGCGGGCATCACGGCTCACAGCTCGCCGCACCCATCTACCGCGACGTTGCCTCCGACATCCTCTCGCGCTGGGGGGCCGCACCAACTCCCCCGCCTCCCGAGAAGGATGAAGACCCCAAACCCTGAGCCTTTTGTGAGGGCTTTCAACTTTCCCTTCCCCCGCAAGCCAGCCCACCGTGAGCTGGCTTTCTTTGCGTCGCAGACGAAGTGGAAGGGTGTCCACCATTGCCCCGAGGGTCTGTGCTCAAGGGTGCCCCGTCAGGGTCGAATCTGGGCAGAACAGACCAGACTTCATGAGAAGTACGGTGAGAGCATTAGAAGTTGACTCATCTGTGATCTGTCGTCCTGGTGCGCCGATGCCGCGTGAGGTGTGCTGACTGGGCGGTCCAGTTCGCTGCCAAGATGAGAGCCTCGAGCTGGAGTTCACAGAAGTCTCCCACGCGGCCTCTTTAGGCTCAGGCCTGAAGAAAGCCCCCTGGGGGCTCGCCCTCTTTCAGACCCCATCCGGCCACGTTGCCCCGCGTGCGTGGCCGCAGGAGAATGCATGCTGAACCCCGCTCCTTTGCTGATCCCGGC from Deinococcus sp. HSC-46F16 encodes:
- a CDS encoding penicillin-binding protein 2; amino-acid sequence: MEVKIQSRSRWMQLIALALFMTLVWAYAQLEWGVPQGVKRSVVQSRGPIVARDGTVLARSVDGERVYPQGTLAGQVIGMMGATEGLEGLEAAYNRSLEAGQPLRLTLDPATQSAAEAALARYVPEHEAQYGSVVALETRTGRILAAASYPPFDPNKWRVYSAETRRNRPLLDVYEPGSTIKALIVAAAINEGLTTPNTVYDTPMRRYVGERWGSTIGDSVDHPARLTTRQILRYSSNVGMSHIVEEFEPERMRNYLRAYGFGDYAELPTVASSTGTLQPLRNWNDLVRATNAFGQGMSGTTLQLAAAYNVLANDGRYVSPRLVEGEPAGERRDVLSPATARTVRTILKEVVKEAIPTQAGLEGYDLMGKTGTSQVSLGAQGYSSSLYDATFAGIVSYPADTPRVTIAVMAHGAKRGHHGSQLAAPIYRDVASDILSRWGAAPTPPPPEKDEDPKP